The following are encoded together in the Arcobacter aquimarinus genome:
- a CDS encoding acyl carrier protein gives MSQLKYELKQLIIEECEKECEIEDIKDDELLFGPESILELDSMDALQISMALHKKYGLKTTDSKELRKIMVSINTLADYIESNNE, from the coding sequence GTGTCACAATTAAAATATGAATTAAAACAGTTAATTATTGAAGAATGTGAAAAAGAGTGTGAAATTGAAGATATAAAAGATGATGAATTGTTATTTGGTCCTGAGTCTATTTTAGAACTAGATTCTATGGATGCACTTCAAATATCAATGGCCTTACATAAAAAATATGGATTAAAAACTACAGATAGTAAAGAATTACGAAAAATAATGGTTTCAATAAATACTCTAGCTGATTATATAGAATCCAATAATGAATAA
- a CDS encoding BtrH N-terminal domain-containing protein has translation MINEFTHSQFAHCESGVVSTLLSHYGLKVSEPMAFGMTSTLSFVFLPIIKLNNMPLIAYRDLPKNIVKNIEKILGIKVFKKQYKDILEANIELTRLVEEENKLVGLQTSVFYLPYMPENMRFHFNAHNLLVYGKDGKNFKISDPVFEDVVECSEKDLTKARFAKGVFAPKGFIYYPTYIPKNIDFSVILRKSIKKNAKSMLTPFPYAGIKGMKKLAKAIEKLQNKKDERYIKNYLTHIVRMQEEIGTGGGGFRFLYAAFLQESKEFGLDNKKLQKASELIVESGDTLRLFALKCVESAKKIEKFNAKEISEVLIKASTLEEEAFKILKTI, from the coding sequence ATGATTAATGAATTTACACATTCCCAATTTGCTCATTGTGAAAGCGGTGTAGTTTCAACTTTATTAAGTCATTATGGTTTAAAAGTTAGTGAACCAATGGCATTTGGTATGACTAGCACTTTATCTTTTGTTTTTCTTCCTATTATTAAATTAAATAATATGCCTTTAATTGCATATAGAGATTTACCTAAAAATATTGTTAAAAATATTGAAAAGATTTTGGGTATAAAGGTTTTTAAAAAACAGTATAAAGATATTTTAGAGGCTAATATTGAATTAACAAGATTAGTCGAAGAAGAAAATAAGCTTGTTGGTTTACAAACTTCAGTATTTTATTTACCTTATATGCCAGAAAATATGAGATTTCATTTTAATGCTCATAATCTTTTAGTTTATGGAAAAGATGGAAAAAATTTTAAAATTTCGGATCCTGTTTTTGAAGATGTAGTTGAATGCAGTGAAAAAGATTTAACTAAAGCTAGATTTGCAAAAGGAGTATTTGCTCCTAAAGGCTTTATTTATTATCCAACATATATTCCTAAAAATATTGATTTTAGTGTTATTCTAAGAAAATCTATTAAAAAAAATGCTAAATCTATGCTCACTCCTTTCCCATACGCAGGGATAAAAGGAATGAAAAAATTAGCAAAAGCGATTGAAAAATTACAAAATAAAAAAGATGAAAGATATATTAAAAATTATTTAACTCATATTGTAAGAATGCAAGAAGAAATAGGAACAGGTGGAGGAGGTTTTAGATTCTTATATGCAGCATTTTTACAAGAATCAAAAGAATTTGGTTTAGATAATAAAAAACTTCAAAAAGCAAGTGAATTGATAGTTGAATCGGGAGATACACTTAGACTTTTTGCTTTAAAATGTGTTGAATCTGCAAAAAAAATTGAGAAATTTAATGCTAAAGAGATTTCAGAAGTTTTAATAAAAGCTTCTACCCTAGAAGAAGAAGCTTTCAAAATTTTAAAAACTATTTAG
- a CDS encoding beta-ketoacyl synthase N-terminal-like domain-containing protein: MNKVYITGNSIISALGNNKQEAIENIKTINDNNYSEYLKNNYEDIKYFRIKKNFNSHKEKFYSILEEVVLKAIEDAKLTKEEAQDLHIFLGSTSMSISIVEEQHLKHKKDSTEYAIKNIGYGEIGNFIETLINSKYNSTIVQTACTSSVNSICYANDLIKQNKIKKALVVGFEFFNYTTFRGFQSLMLLSPSGEYKPFDINSDGLILGEACSAVILEPLKKRENDFEILSSNNSFDSYSVTSSNPNGEITLSCMEQALEKANLQISNLTCLKAHATGSENSNLSEVTAIDKLFKKYNQKTDVVILKPYIGHTLGACGTNEIVLLCETIKNNFLPKTINFNEKYKDVSFTPLLENKKINHATILFHFIGFGGSNTSIILSNEK, from the coding sequence ATGAATAAGGTTTATATTACAGGAAATTCGATTATTTCCGCACTTGGAAATAATAAACAAGAAGCAATAGAAAATATTAAAACTATAAATGATAATAATTATTCTGAATATTTAAAGAATAACTACGAAGATATAAAATATTTTAGAATTAAAAAAAATTTTAATTCCCATAAAGAGAAATTTTACTCTATTTTAGAAGAAGTTGTTCTAAAAGCAATTGAAGATGCAAAACTTACAAAAGAAGAAGCACAAGATTTACATATATTTTTAGGTTCAACTTCTATGTCTATATCAATAGTTGAAGAACAACATTTAAAACATAAAAAAGATTCTACAGAATATGCTATTAAAAATATCGGTTATGGAGAAATTGGTAATTTTATTGAAACACTAATTAATTCAAAATATAATAGTACAATTGTACAAACAGCCTGTACATCTAGTGTAAACTCTATATGTTATGCAAATGATTTAATTAAACAAAATAAAATAAAAAAAGCTTTAGTTGTTGGTTTTGAGTTTTTCAATTATACCACTTTTAGAGGATTTCAATCATTAATGTTATTAAGTCCATCAGGAGAATATAAACCTTTTGATATCAATAGTGATGGCTTAATTTTAGGAGAAGCCTGTTCTGCTGTTATTTTAGAACCTTTGAAAAAAAGAGAGAATGATTTCGAAATTTTATCTTCAAATAACAGTTTTGATAGTTATTCAGTTACAAGTTCAAATCCAAATGGAGAAATAACTCTTTCGTGTATGGAACAAGCTTTAGAAAAAGCAAATTTGCAGATTAGTAATTTAACCTGTTTAAAAGCTCATGCAACAGGAAGTGAAAACTCTAACTTATCAGAAGTAACAGCGATAGATAAATTATTCAAAAAATATAATCAAAAAACCGATGTAGTAATTTTAAAACCTTATATTGGACATACACTTGGAGCTTGTGGAACAAATGAAATTGTTTTGTTATGCGAGACAATTAAAAACAATTTTTTACCTAAAACTATCAATTTTAATGAAAAATATAAAGATGTAAGTTTTACTCCTTTACTAGAAAATAAAAAAATAAATCATGCAACTATTCTTTTCCATTTTATTGGATTTGGAGGAAGTAATACTTCAATAATATTAAGTAATGAGAAATAA
- a CDS encoding cytochrome C, with product MKLLKIIVAGSLALGLATTSLSADSVKGQKLFNKLLKEPCGMTGAKFAVKHTQAEWKQIKTDGKFEEEIIKICPNVKAGELKESVMEHIFDFSVDFASDSGNVPSC from the coding sequence ATGAAATTATTAAAAATTATTGTAGCTGGTTCTTTAGCTTTAGGTTTAGCAACAACTTCTTTATCAGCTGATTCGGTTAAAGGTCAAAAACTTTTTAATAAATTATTAAAAGAGCCTTGCGGTATGACTGGTGCAAAGTTTGCAGTTAAACACACTCAAGCAGAGTGGAAACAAATTAAAACAGATGGTAAATTTGAAGAAGAAATTATAAAAATTTGTCCAAATGTAAAAGCAGGTGAATTAAAAGAATCAGTTATGGAACATATTTTTGATTTTTCAGTTGACTTCGCTAGTGATTCGGGAAATGTTCCTTCTTGCTAA
- a CDS encoding ABC transporter ATP-binding protein, with protein MSIIINNLNKSYNNQIILENLSLQINSGSIFGLLGANGAGKTTLVSILNQLIKKDSGNIEIYGFNLEKNSNEIKNISSYIPQTYAFYPNLTSYENLEFFGALYGLKGEKLKQQINYCIEVTSLQKFVNKKAFTYSGGVKRRLNIAIGLLNSPKIIYFDEPTVGIDPQSRKYILEMIKNLNKTEDTTIVYTSHYMEEIEFLCDEIAILDNKKIILQDTKENLTQMKSTISIQTENQTIEIDISNSYNSFSDTIIKLKNENEKIVNINFADKNLENMFLSITKKELRD; from the coding sequence ATGTCTATAATAATTAACAATTTAAATAAATCTTATAATAATCAAATTATTTTAGAGAATCTATCTTTACAAATTAACTCTGGTTCTATTTTTGGTCTTTTAGGAGCAAATGGTGCCGGAAAAACTACACTTGTTTCTATACTAAATCAACTTATCAAAAAAGATTCAGGAAATATTGAAATTTATGGTTTTAATTTAGAAAAAAACTCAAATGAAATAAAAAATATATCTTCATATATTCCTCAAACTTATGCATTTTATCCAAATCTTACAAGTTATGAAAATTTAGAGTTTTTTGGTGCTTTATATGGATTAAAAGGTGAAAAACTAAAACAACAAATTAATTATTGTATTGAAGTTACTTCTTTACAAAAATTTGTAAATAAAAAAGCTTTTACATATTCAGGTGGTGTAAAAAGAAGATTAAATATAGCAATAGGATTATTAAATTCTCCTAAAATTATCTATTTTGATGAACCAACAGTAGGAATTGATCCTCAATCAAGAAAATATATTTTAGAAATGATTAAGAATCTAAATAAAACAGAAGATACAACGATTGTTTATACTTCACACTATATGGAAGAAATAGAATTTTTATGTGATGAAATTGCTATTTTAGATAACAAAAAAATCATACTTCAAGATACAAAAGAAAATCTAACACAAATGAAATCTACCATTTCAATACAAACAGAAAATCAAACTATTGAAATTGATATATCAAATTCTTATAATAGCTTTTCAGATACAATCATAAAATTAAAAAATGAAAATGAAAAAATAGTTAATATAAATTTTGCAGATAAAAATCTTGAAAATATGTTTTTATCAATTACAAAAAAAGAGCTTAGAGATTGA
- a CDS encoding NFACT RNA binding domain-containing protein: MKYFLLKQIVQYLSLNAQFIRTIRRIDNNLIIIEFNDRNIVYFDVSKGNATIFKHKKILSSKKDFNAPFDVNLQKRFNNSKIENIELYNDDKIINIKVNSSSSYKKLTTILQLEFTGKHTNIIILDENRVVIEALRHIDEFSSSRVVKVGQKLDEVPKQSFVPKIDEVSNIEEYLYEIYEQREKENLENVKKQKISQIEKKAKKLESTINSLPKKEELELESNMLYEKANLILSNLHNIKPYQKVLKVYNYEGNEVEIDLEEKASASKYSNELFKKAKRAKQKASNISLEKDNLDEKLDFLLRLINNIRNAISIEECEFLLPKKERNQIKTKKAQIYESFFFEGFKIMLGTSQRENIYLLENSKASDFWFHLKDRPSCHVIVQNTKKELPSSVINQAASLCAKFSVDYVGVYEVDYTQRRNVKIQSGANVLYNPYNTVVVKI; encoded by the coding sequence GTGAAATATTTTTTATTAAAACAAATAGTACAATATTTGTCTTTGAATGCCCAATTTATAAGAACTATTAGAAGAATTGACAACAATTTAATTATAATAGAATTTAATGATAGAAATATAGTTTATTTTGATGTTTCTAAAGGAAATGCAACTATATTTAAACATAAAAAGATTTTATCTTCTAAAAAAGATTTTAATGCTCCTTTTGATGTAAATTTACAAAAAAGATTTAATAATTCTAAAATAGAAAATATTGAACTTTACAATGATGATAAAATTATTAATATAAAGGTTAATTCCTCATCTTCTTATAAAAAGCTTACAACAATTTTACAACTTGAATTTACAGGAAAACATACTAATATTATTATTTTAGATGAAAATAGGGTAGTTATTGAAGCATTAAGACATATTGATGAATTTTCTTCTAGTAGAGTTGTAAAGGTTGGACAAAAGTTAGATGAAGTTCCAAAACAAAGTTTTGTACCAAAAATAGATGAAGTTTCTAATATTGAAGAGTACTTATATGAGATTTACGAACAAAGAGAAAAAGAGAATCTTGAAAATGTAAAAAAACAAAAAATTTCTCAAATTGAGAAAAAGGCTAAAAAGTTAGAATCTACAATTAATTCTTTACCTAAAAAAGAGGAATTAGAGTTAGAATCAAATATGCTTTATGAAAAAGCTAATTTGATTCTTTCAAATCTACATAATATTAAACCTTATCAAAAAGTTTTAAAAGTTTATAATTATGAAGGAAATGAAGTAGAAATTGATTTAGAAGAAAAAGCTTCCGCTTCAAAATATTCAAATGAATTATTTAAAAAAGCAAAAAGAGCAAAACAAAAAGCTTCAAATATTTCTTTAGAAAAGGACAATTTAGATGAGAAGTTGGATTTCTTATTAAGGTTAATTAATAATATTAGAAATGCTATTTCTATCGAAGAATGCGAGTTTTTATTACCTAAAAAAGAGAGAAATCAAATAAAAACAAAAAAAGCTCAGATTTATGAAAGTTTCTTTTTTGAAGGCTTTAAAATAATGCTTGGAACTAGTCAAAGAGAAAATATATATTTATTAGAAAACTCAAAAGCTAGTGACTTCTGGTTTCATTTAAAAGATAGACCTTCATGTCATGTAATAGTTCAAAATACAAAAAAAGAGTTACCTTCTTCTGTGATAAACCAAGCCGCAAGTTTATGTGCTAAATTCTCTGTTGATTATGTTGGTGTTTATGAAGTAGATTATACACAAAGAAGAAATGTGAAAATTCAATCAGGGGCGAATGTGTTATATAATCCATATAATACAGTGGTTGTGAAGATTTAA
- a CDS encoding beta-ketoacyl-ACP synthase III yields the protein MINVYINDIQKFMPNEPVENKDIEEYLGYIGGKKSKAKNIVLRSNGIKRRFYVLEKETQKPLFTNAQLCSNAIKKLVNEKFSLNDIECLACGTTSPDQLMPGHTLMVQGELGISNIETISASGICLSGINALKYIYYGIKAGEIKKAISCGSEASSPILSARNFTEESNHQLEELEKNAGIAFEKDFLRWMLSDGAGAMRVENKPNENKLSLKIEFIEVLSYAGEMPVCMYSGLEIQEDKSIKSWRAFEQKEVMEKSLLSVRQDVKLLNENIIEYTVTKPVIEIVKRKNIKVDDYDYFLPHYSSTYFRDKVYEGLKRANFEIPYEKWFTNLVTHGNTGSASMYIMLEELFNSGKLQKGQKILCYIPESGRFSTAFMSLEVV from the coding sequence ATGATAAATGTATATATAAATGATATTCAAAAATTTATGCCAAATGAACCTGTAGAAAATAAAGATATTGAGGAGTATTTGGGATATATTGGTGGGAAAAAATCAAAAGCAAAAAATATTGTTTTAAGAAGTAATGGGATTAAAAGAAGATTTTATGTTTTAGAGAAAGAGACACAAAAACCCTTATTTACAAATGCACAATTATGTTCAAATGCAATAAAAAAACTTGTTAATGAAAAATTTTCATTAAATGATATTGAGTGTTTGGCTTGTGGAACAACATCACCTGATCAATTAATGCCTGGGCATACTTTGATGGTTCAAGGAGAATTAGGTATTTCTAATATTGAAACTATTTCTGCTTCAGGAATTTGTCTTAGTGGAATTAATGCTTTGAAATATATTTATTATGGTATAAAAGCTGGAGAGATTAAAAAAGCTATATCATGTGGTTCTGAAGCTTCTTCTCCAATCTTAAGTGCGAGAAATTTTACTGAAGAATCAAATCATCAATTAGAAGAATTGGAAAAAAATGCAGGAATTGCATTTGAAAAAGATTTTTTAAGATGGATGCTTTCAGATGGTGCTGGAGCTATGAGAGTTGAAAATAAACCTAATGAAAATAAATTATCTTTAAAAATCGAATTTATTGAAGTATTATCGTATGCAGGGGAAATGCCAGTTTGTATGTATAGTGGTTTAGAAATTCAAGAAGATAAAAGTATAAAATCTTGGAGAGCCTTTGAGCAAAAAGAGGTTATGGAAAAATCCCTTTTAAGTGTAAGACAAGATGTGAAACTTTTAAATGAGAATATAATTGAATATACTGTGACAAAACCAGTGATTGAAATTGTAAAAAGAAAAAATATTAAAGTTGATGATTATGATTATTTTTTACCCCACTACTCTTCTACATATTTTAGAGATAAAGTATATGAAGGATTAAAAAGAGCAAATTTTGAGATACCTTATGAAAAATGGTTCACAAATTTAGTAACTCATGGAAATACAGGAAGTGCATCAATGTATATAATGCTTGAAGAGTTGTTTAATAGTGGAAAATTACAAAAAGGTCAAAAAATTCTTTGTTATATTCCTGAAAGTGGAAGATTCTCAACAGCATTTATGTCTTTAGAAGTAGTATAA
- a CDS encoding dialkylrecorsinol condensing enzyme — MNQKKILVISYSQTGQLTSLVNSFTKPLQNNPDIKLFYKNIQPIKPYPFPWDFMTFMDTFPESVHLEPCEIEKFDEDENDYDLIILSYQVWFLSPSIPVTSFLKSDWAKKKLKNKPVITLIGCRNMWVMAQEKMKQLLLDIDAKLIDNVVLIDKGNSLETFITTPRWMLTGKKDSIFGLSTAGIDENEIKKSERFGKALVKALKENKEKENRSLLKGLKAVEVDIKLIKSEKIATKSFKIWGALIRKLGKPGALKRKPVVLLYLIFLLLIIVTVVPLNMIIQTILRAINKDSINKQKEFYELPSGNSDERIKEFL; from the coding sequence TTGAATCAAAAAAAAATTTTAGTAATTTCTTATTCCCAAACAGGTCAATTAACTAGTTTGGTAAATAGTTTTACAAAGCCATTACAAAATAATCCTGATATTAAATTATTTTATAAAAATATTCAACCTATAAAACCTTATCCTTTTCCATGGGATTTTATGACATTTATGGATACTTTTCCTGAATCAGTACATTTAGAACCTTGTGAAATTGAAAAGTTTGATGAAGATGAAAATGACTATGATTTAATTATTTTATCTTATCAAGTATGGTTTTTATCACCTTCTATCCCTGTAACATCATTTTTAAAATCTGATTGGGCTAAAAAGAAATTAAAAAATAAACCAGTTATCACTCTTATTGGTTGTAGAAATATGTGGGTAATGGCTCAAGAGAAAATGAAACAATTATTATTAGATATTGATGCAAAATTAATTGATAATGTTGTTTTAATTGACAAGGGTAATTCATTAGAAACTTTTATTACAACTCCTAGATGGATGTTAACAGGAAAAAAAGATTCAATTTTTGGATTAAGTACAGCAGGAATTGATGAAAATGAAATTAAAAAATCTGAAAGATTCGGTAAAGCTTTAGTTAAAGCATTAAAAGAAAATAAAGAAAAAGAGAATAGAAGTTTATTAAAAGGATTGAAAGCTGTTGAAGTAGATATTAAACTTATAAAAAGTGAGAAAATAGCTACAAAGAGCTTCAAAATTTGGGGTGCTTTAATTAGAAAATTAGGGAAACCAGGTGCTTTAAAAAGAAAACCAGTTGTATTGTTGTATTTAATATTTTTATTACTTATTATTGTTACTGTAGTTCCATTAAATATGATAATTCAAACAATATTAAGAGCAATAAATAAAGACTCAATAAATAAACAAAAAGAGTTTTATGAATTACCTTCTGGTAATAGCGATGAAAGAATAAAGGAATTTTTGTAA
- the thrS gene encoding threonine--tRNA ligase, with amino-acid sequence MALNIQGDEIKADDSKESLDILRHSCAHLMAQAIKELYPEAKFFVGPVVKEGFYYDFKVESKISDEDLPTIEKKMKELADRKLPITRHETTKEEFFEKFKNDELKQAVLKNIKDDTLTIYRQGDFEDLCRGPHLPNTRMIRSFKLTRVAGAYLGGDEKNEMITRIYGIAFFDKQALFDYTRMIEEAKKRDHRKLGTELELFTFNDDVGAGLPMWLPNGARLRSKLEHLLYKAHRVRGYEPVRGPEILKAEMWKISGHYANYKENMYFTTIDEQEYGIKPMNCVGHIQIFKNSLVSYKDLPKKLFEYGVVHRHEMSGAMHGLFRVREFTQDDSHIFCTQNQIKEVIFEVLEFVDSLLKMFDFKYEIEVSTKPEKAIGDDIFWEKTTKGIMDALDEKNIQYGIDEGGGAFYGPKIDIKILDAIGRKWQCGTVQVDMNLPSRFNVEYINEKGEKEQPVMIHRAILGSFERFIGILTEHCAGEFPFVIAPTQVIFVPIADSHLEYAKELQKMLIENDMDSEIYNMNESLNKRIRMAEKQRVPMIVVIGDEEVANKTIALRNRRTREQSNMSKDEFISMLNEIISGSKI; translated from the coding sequence ATGGCTTTAAATATCCAAGGAGATGAAATAAAAGCTGATGATTCAAAAGAATCTTTAGATATTTTAAGACACTCTTGTGCTCACTTAATGGCTCAAGCTATTAAAGAACTTTATCCTGAAGCAAAATTCTTCGTTGGACCTGTTGTAAAAGAAGGTTTTTACTATGATTTTAAAGTAGAAAGTAAAATTTCAGATGAAGATTTACCTACTATTGAAAAGAAAATGAAAGAATTAGCTGATAGAAAACTTCCTATTACTAGACATGAAACCACTAAAGAAGAGTTTTTTGAGAAATTCAAAAATGATGAATTAAAACAAGCTGTTCTAAAAAATATCAAAGATGATACTTTAACAATATATAGACAAGGTGATTTTGAAGATTTATGTAGAGGTCCTCATTTACCAAATACTAGAATGATTAGAAGTTTTAAACTCACACGTGTTGCTGGCGCATATCTTGGTGGGGATGAAAAAAACGAGATGATTACTAGAATTTATGGTATTGCATTTTTCGATAAACAAGCATTATTTGATTATACAAGAATGATTGAAGAAGCTAAAAAAAGAGACCACAGAAAACTTGGAACTGAACTTGAACTTTTTACATTTAATGATGATGTAGGTGCTGGTCTTCCTATGTGGTTACCAAATGGTGCAAGACTTAGAAGTAAACTTGAGCATCTTTTATACAAAGCTCATAGAGTTAGGGGATATGAACCTGTTCGTGGTCCTGAAATTTTAAAAGCTGAAATGTGGAAAATCTCTGGTCACTATGCGAACTACAAAGAAAATATGTATTTTACTACTATTGATGAACAAGAATATGGAATAAAACCTATGAACTGTGTTGGACATATTCAAATCTTTAAAAATAGTCTAGTTTCGTATAAAGATTTACCTAAAAAACTTTTTGAATATGGTGTAGTTCATAGACATGAAATGAGTGGAGCAATGCATGGATTATTTAGAGTAAGAGAATTTACTCAAGATGATTCACATATATTTTGTACACAAAATCAGATAAAAGAAGTGATATTTGAAGTATTAGAATTTGTTGATTCTTTACTTAAAATGTTTGATTTTAAATATGAAATAGAAGTTTCTACAAAACCTGAAAAAGCAATTGGTGATGATATCTTCTGGGAAAAAACTACAAAAGGTATTATGGATGCATTGGATGAAAAAAATATCCAATATGGTATTGATGAAGGTGGAGGAGCATTCTATGGTCCAAAAATTGATATCAAAATTTTAGATGCAATTGGAAGAAAATGGCAATGTGGAACAGTTCAAGTAGATATGAACTTACCTTCTAGATTTAATGTTGAGTATATTAATGAAAAAGGTGAAAAAGAACAACCAGTTATGATTCATAGAGCAATTCTTGGTTCATTTGAAAGATTTATTGGGATTTTAACAGAACATTGTGCAGGAGAATTTCCTTTTGTTATTGCACCAACTCAAGTTATTTTTGTTCCTATTGCTGATTCACATCTTGAATATGCTAAAGAACTACAGAAAATGCTTATAGAAAATGACATGGATTCTGAAATTTATAACATGAATGAGAGTTTGAATAAAAGAATTAGAATGGCTGAAAAACAAAGAGTTCCAATGATTGTAGTAATTGGAGATGAAGAAGTTGCTAATAAAACTATTGCATTAAGAAATAGAAGAACTAGAGAGCAGTCAAATATGAGCAAAGATGAATTTATATCAATGCTAAATGAAATCATAAGCGGGAGCAAAATTTGA
- a CDS encoding ABC transporter permease — protein MFRYILKKEFLLIFRDIHALLVLFVMPAVFILIMSLALKNTYSDSFDVKLKVAIIAKENLDIKTFIKELNNSSYFTAYLTSDESIKTLIYDKKYDFIVKLDSDFKNKINSNEENFQIQSFSKADINKEHFHILKNSIVEIISKTIMKDYFIKSKIDAKVLSELNNKINNSYIYKNDKIETKANSVQQSVPSWLVFSMFFILIPISNTFINEKNFGTISRIRSINVSLFPILASKIIPYFIINQIQVIIMILIGIYIIPIFGGDSLVINGNYLLIFCMSSAISIAAICFALFIANISKTTEEATSIGGVINIIFAALGGIMVPKFVMPEFMQNITSYSPMSWGLEGLLEIFVRGGNFNDIKIYLLYLLLFATISILLAYILLKKGRN, from the coding sequence ATGTTTAGATATATTTTGAAAAAAGAATTTCTTTTAATTTTTAGAGATATACACGCTCTTCTTGTATTATTTGTAATGCCAGCTGTTTTTATTTTAATTATGTCTTTAGCTTTGAAAAATACTTACTCAGATTCATTTGATGTGAAATTAAAAGTTGCAATTATTGCAAAAGAAAATTTAGATATTAAAACTTTCATAAAAGAGTTAAATAATAGCTCTTATTTTACTGCTTATTTAACTAGCGATGAATCAATAAAAACTTTAATTTATGATAAAAAATATGATTTTATTGTAAAGCTAGATAGTGATTTTAAAAATAAAATAAATTCAAACGAAGAGAATTTCCAAATTCAAAGTTTTAGTAAAGCAGATATAAACAAAGAACATTTTCATATTCTAAAAAACTCTATTGTTGAGATTATCTCAAAAACAATTATGAAAGATTATTTTATAAAATCAAAAATTGATGCAAAAGTTTTATCTGAATTAAACAATAAGATAAATAATTCATATATTTACAAAAATGATAAAATAGAAACAAAAGCAAATTCTGTACAACAAAGTGTTCCTTCTTGGCTTGTTTTTTCGATGTTTTTTATTTTAATTCCAATTTCAAATACCTTCATAAATGAAAAAAATTTTGGAACTATTTCACGAATTAGAAGTATTAATGTATCTTTATTTCCTATATTAGCAAGTAAAATCATACCTTACTTTATAATAAATCAAATTCAAGTAATTATTATGATTTTAATAGGTATTTATATTATCCCTATATTTGGTGGGGATTCATTAGTAATAAATGGGAATTATTTACTCATATTTTGCATGAGTAGTGCAATTTCTATTGCAGCTATTTGTTTTGCTTTATTTATTGCAAATATCAGTAAAACAACTGAAGAAGCTACTTCAATAGGAGGAGTAATAAATATAATTTTTGCAGCATTAGGAGGAATAATGGTTCCTAAATTTGTAATGCCTGAATTTATGCAAAATATAACTTCTTATTCCCCTATGTCTTGGGGATTAGAGGGATTATTAGAAATTTTTGTTAGAGGTGGAAATTTTAATGATATAAAAATTTATTTGTTATATTTATTACTATTTGCTACAATATCTATATTATTGGCATATATATTATTAAAGAAAGGTAGAAATTAG